The genomic stretch GCGGCGGGCGCGGCGGGCCCATGTCCATGCCCATCAGCCGGAACGCCGCCTTGGTGCCGCTGACGTAGCGCGGGCCGCCCACCCAGGGCAGCAGCGGGGTCAGTTTCCGATACAGCGCGCGGGACTTGTCGCGGTTCGCCTCGAAGGCGGCGGCGTCGAACATCTCGCTCGACAGCCGCGGCGCGACGTTGCTGCACACCGCGACCCAGCCGATTGCGCCCAACCAAGCGCTTTCGTAGCCAAGCACGCCGGCAAATACCTCCATCCGGTCGCCGCACAAATCCACGATGTCGCGCACGCGCGTGACCTCGAGCGTGCTTTCCTTCACGTAGCGGCAATTCGGGATGCGGCTGATCTCGGCCAGCATCGCGGGCGTCATGTCGACATTCGACGTCGCCGGGTTGTTGTAGACCATGATCGGGATGCCGATGGCCTTGGCCACCGTGTCGTAGTGGTGCACCAGCTCGGCCAGGGTCGGCACGGAATAGAAGGGCGGGATGATCATCACGCCGTCCGCGCCCTGGGCCTCGGCTTCCTTCGAGATCGCGACGACCTCGCGCGTGTCCTCTGCGCCGGTGCCGACCAGCACGGGCACTCGACCGGCGGCGGACTTGACCACCGTGTCCACGATCGCCGCGCGTTCCTCGCGCGACACGCTCAGGAATTCCCCGGTGGAGCCCAGCGGGATCAGCCCGCGCACGCCTTCGCGCACCTGGTATTCCACCAGCCGCGCAAGGGCGGCGTGATCGACGGCGGACCCATCGGCGGTGAAGGGCGTGACCAGCACCGTATAGGTGCCGCGGAAGGGCTCGCGGGACATCGATGGCTCCGGGGATGGACGCGGGCGGGCCGCGTGCGATGATCGGAGACTGTTTTCTCCGGCACGGCAAGGGCATGCGCCTCACCTCCAGCACCATCACGCCCTCCGCGGCGCCGATCCGCTTCACCTTCGATGGCCGCGACATCGAGGCCCTGCCCGGCGAATCCATCGCCGCCGCGCTGTCGGCGGCGGGCGTCGTCGCCTTTCGCACCACGGCAAAGGGCGCGCCGCGCGGGCTGTGGTGCGGCATGGGGGCGTGCTGGGATTGCATCGTCACCGTCGATGGCCGCGCCGGCCAGCGCGCCTGCCTGGTGAAGGCGGAGGCCGGCATGCGCGTGCAGGGCGCGCTCCCGGCGGAACCGGCGCCGCTGGCGGAAAAGCCCGGCGTGATCGCGGAGCAGGCCTGCGACGTGCTGGTGGTCGGCGCCGGCCCGGCGGGTCTGTCCGCCGCCATCGCTGCCGCGCGCGCGGGGTCGGCGACCATCGTGCTCGACGAACGTGCGGAGGCGGGCGGGCAGTATCTGAAGCCGCTGGCAAGATCGCACGCGAATGCCACGCCGGACGCGCAGTTCAAACGCGGCGCCGCGCTGCTGGTCGAAGCACGCGCCGCCGGCGTCACCATCCATCACGGCGCCACCGTCTGGGGCGGCTTCGCGCCGGACGAGATCGCAGCGGTGGTGGACGGCACCGCCCTCACCTTCCGGCCCCGCCGCCTGGTGCTCGCCCCCGGCGCGCATGAACGCCCG from Roseomonas fluvialis encodes the following:
- a CDS encoding dihydrodipicolinate synthase family protein, encoding MSREPFRGTYTVLVTPFTADGSAVDHAALARLVEYQVREGVRGLIPLGSTGEFLSVSREERAAIVDTVVKSAAGRVPVLVGTGAEDTREVVAISKEAEAQGADGVMIIPPFYSVPTLAELVHHYDTVAKAIGIPIMVYNNPATSNVDMTPAMLAEISRIPNCRYVKESTLEVTRVRDIVDLCGDRMEVFAGVLGYESAWLGAIGWVAVCSNVAPRLSSEMFDAAAFEANRDKSRALYRKLTPLLPWVGGPRYVSGTKAAFRLMGMDMGPPRPPRLPLPAADMPALAQVLQGIGLMSVAAQAAE